The Anaeromyxobacter sp. Fw109-5 genomic interval ACGGGGGTCCGGTGACCGACGCTCACCGCCCCACGGAGACGAGCAGGTGAAGGACGACGCGGGGCGCTCCGGCGCCCCGCGTCGCTTTCGGGGCGGGGTCGGGGCCCGAGCGCCACCGCGATCACGGCTCCGCGTCGACGACCTCGCTGCGCGCCGAGATCGCGCTCGCCATGCCGAGCGCGTAGCCGCTCGCCGCGACGTACACGATCGAGAACTGCATCGCCGGCTCGACGGCGAACGTCGCCAGGAACGACACGCCGAGACCGACGAGCGCGACGCGTACCGGGGACGGCGCCGCGCTACGAACCACCCGCTTGATGGCGGGGAGGTGGCTCGCCTGGAACGCGAGGAGCAGGAGCGCCGGCAGCGCGCCGGCGTCCACCGCGATGTCGAGCCACAGGTTGTGCGCGTAGTTCAGCCCTCCCAGATCGGCCATCCGGCCGCCGAAGGGATGCCGGGGCAAGGAAGCCAGGACCGCGAGCCACGCGCCGTAGCGCTCCGTCTCGACACCGCGCTCCATGAAGCGCTCGGCGAGCCCGTACTCCGGCGCGAGCGCTCGCAGGATCTCGCCCGCCTTCACCGCGAGCGCTACGAGGACCGCCAGGATCGCGGCCGCGGCGACGCGTCGTGGCACCGACGCGCGCTTCACGTACGCCATGAGCACGCCCGTGGCGGCGACCGAGCCGACGAAGGCGAAGATCGGCGTCCGGTTCTGGAGCGCGATGTTCGTGAAGAACCCGAGCACGGCGAGCAGGACGACGAGGCCCCGCCAGGACGCCGAGACGATCGCGTGAGCACCCGAGGGCGCTCGAGCGAAAGCGGCCGGCAGCAGGCACATCGCCAGCGAGGCCAGCGCGCCCAGACCGGTGCCGCCGATGGAAGCGATCGGGCTCCAGGCGCTCGGGGCCTCGCGATCCGCGAGCTCGGCGAGGGCGAAGAGGCCGCGCGACTGGGCGCCCTGGACGCTCAGGAACGCGAAGGTCGTGAACCCGCCCACGAGCGCCAGGAGCTTCCAGGCCTGGATCGACGGAGCCTCACGGCCCGCCGAGTACCCCGCCACGTAGAGCCCGACGATGACGACGAAGAACTTGGCAGGGTCGACGAACCCCCCGTACAGCCCGAACGAGCTCGCGATGATGAAGAAGCTGGCGCAGAAGAGGACGAGGACCCCGAGCCGCGTGGCGAACGCGACGTCGACGACGGGCCTCGCGGACCAGCGCAGGCCCTCCCAGGCGAGCAGCGCGAAGACGGCCGCGATCGACCACTTCTCGCGGTTCAGCGTCGCCGCGAAGAGCAGCGCGAGCTCGAGCGGGACGATCGCGTCTCGAAGAGTCCAGCTCATTCCCAGGGCCGAGCGGGTTCGGGCGGTCGCGACGGTCACCTACGTCCCTCGGCCGGCGCCGGCGCGCTGAACGCGATGCCCAGCTTCGACCCCGGGTACCAGTGGCGGAGGGGCTCGGACCAGAACATCACGTACCTGCGGCCCGTCTCCTGCGCGAGCTGCATGAGCGCATGCGTGTGCCAGACGCTCAGCACCACCGCCCCCGGGGCGAGCTTCTCGCGCAGCAGGCCGAACTCGGCAGCCTCGAGGGCAGGGTCGGCGCTGGTGTCGTGGACGTAGAGGTCGACCGAGGAGGGCTCGAGCTCCGACAGCACGTCCAGGACGTTCCCCACGCGCATCCTGGCGGCGGCCGCGTAGCGATCGCGGAGCAGCCAGCCTGAGCTCGGATCCAGATCGATCGAGACGAGGCTTCCAGGATGGCCGTCGCCGCGGTTCCGGTCGAGCGCCGAGGCGAGGATGCAGGTGCCCAGCCCGCTCGCCGTCCCCGCCTCCACGACGAGCCTCGGCGCGAGCGCGCGAACGAGCGTGTAATACAGCAGCCGCCGGCCCGGCTTGACGCTCGAGTCGGTGGACGCGCGGTTCGGGCTCGAAGGGCCGAGCCGGGCGACGTGCTCGCGGAGACGGACGAGCGCTTCCTCCTCGAACTCCCGGCCGAACGCGTTCGCCGAGTCCCACCCGACGCCCGACACCAGCGCCACGATGTGCGCCGCGTACTGCTTGTTGTCCTCCGTCACGTCGTATTGGAAGTTGCCGGTCTCACGGGACGTGAGCAGCCACCTGGGGATCCTCGACAGCTGGGGCAGGAAGTACGAGGTGGCGTAGTACGCCCGATACGGAATCAGGAACAATCGCCCGACGGGAGAAGTGGCGGCGTAACGATTCACGCGGCTCGTCATTGAACGCTCCAGCGGGAGTCTGCGCGCGACCTCCGGTCCGGCGAACGTGAATCTAGCAAGGCGGTGCCCCCCGGTGGCCGTCGGGACAGGGACGCGCCCCGTCGGTGATCCCCGGGCGCGGCGATCCCACCGCCGCACGACGCCACGCCACGCGGCGGCCCGGCCGACCGCCCCTGTCAGGGCGAGGCGTCGCGTCGGCGCCCGCCGGCTCGGAGGCGGGAGCCTGCGACGAGCGCGGTGACGTCGCCCGCGGCGCCACCGCGCCGGCGACTTCCGGAGCTCGGGGTCGAGGTCGTCTTCAGCGACCTGCGCGCTCTCGTGCCTTCTCGGGAGAGGTGCCGCCGCCTGCCCGTGGCTATGCTGCGCACATGCCAATGGAACCGGACGGGGCGCGGGCGGCGTTGCCGGCGTGGCTCCCGCGATCGTTCCGGACGTCGCTCGAGGCGCGGCCGACGCTCGCCCGCGTCCTCGGGAACGTCGGCTGGCTCGTCGGCGAGCGCTTCGCCACCCTCGCGGCGAGCTTCGTCATCACGGTCTGGTTCGTGCGTTACCTCGGGCCGGAGCGGTACGGGCTCTTCAGCTACGCCGTGAGCCTGGCGGCGGTGTTCGGGATCGCCGCCGATCTGGGGCTCGACACGATCATCGTGCGCGAGCTGACCCGCGCGCCCGACGCGGACGGCGAGATCCTCGGGACGACGCTCTTCATGCGGAGCGCGGGCGCGCTCCTCGCCTGGGCCGGGGCGGTCGTCACCGTGTTCCTGCTCCGCGACGACTGGGTCACGCGGGCCATGGTGACGGTCCTCGCCCTCGGCTGCTTCGGCGTGGCGGCGAACGTGTTCGAGCTCTGGTTCCAGTCCCGCATCGCGGCCCGCAAGGTCGTCGTCGCGCGCACCGCGATCTTCCTCGTCTCGGCGCTGGTGCGGTGCGCGCTCATCGTCCTCGCCGCGTCGCTCCTGCCGTTCGCCGCGCTCCAGGCCGCCACGGTCCTCATCACGGCGAGCGCGCTGTTCTGGCTCTACCGGCGGGCGCGGCGCGTCGCGAAGGTGCGCCTGGCCATCAGCGGCGCCCTGGCGAGGAGGATGGTGGCGGACGCGTGGCCGCTGTTCGTCTGGCACCTCTCGATCATCCTGTACATGAAGATCGATCAGGTGATGCTCACGGCGATGTCGGGAGAGCGCGAGAACGGCATCTACGCCGTGGCCGTCACGCTCTCGGAGGTCTGGTACTTCCTCCCCGTCGCGGTCGCCGCGACCTTGTTTCCGCTCATCGTGAAGGCACACGACGAGCTCGACGCGACCGAATTCGAGGCGCGCATGCAGGCCTTCTACGACGGCATGGCGGCGCTGGGGTACGCGATCGCCGTCCCCATCATGCTGCTGGCTGGGCCGATCGTGCGGCTCCTCTACGGGCAGGAGTACGAGCGCTCCGCCTCCGTGCTGGTCGTCCACGCGGCCTCGTTCGTCTTCGTCTGCCTCGGCGTCGCGCGCAGCAGGTTCCTCCTCGCCGCGAACCTGACGCGGTTCACGATGTTCACCGGCGTCTTCGCCGCGCTCCTCAACATCGGGCTCAACCTGGTGCTCATCCCCCCGCTCGGCGCGTACGGGGCGGCGTGGTCGACGCTCGTCTCCTACGCGGTCGCGAACTACCTCACGGGCTTCCTGTACGGGGGGGTGCGCCGGCAGTCGTGGCTCGTCACGCGCGCGCTGGTGGTGCCGCTCCGCCCGCGTGCGCTCGTGAGCATGCTGACCGGCTGGCAGCCCAGGACGGCCCCGCAGATCGTCCTCGGCGTCACGGAGCAACGCCCGCCCAAGCCGTGAGCGCGCGGGTCAGCGGCGGATGCCGATCTCCTGGAACGGGATGGGCTGCCAGCCGGGGATGGACCAGGCCGGCGAGGTGGGCTGCAGGCCCTTGCGCGGGTCCCGGGGATCGACCCAGCGCGGATCGACCCCGTTGACGCCTCCCTGGTAGTAGTTCCCGACGTTGCCGGAGTAGTCGGCGAAGTGAGGGACGATGAGGTCCGCCCAGCCGTCGACGCCCTCCCAGGCGCGACCGCCCGCGTTGTTCAGGCCGATGAGGTTCCGCCGGAACATCGCGCCCGTGGGGTTCGGGCCGGGGAGGTTGGCGGCGACGTACGCGCCCTTGCTCGGCAGCGGGTACTGGTTCCCGCAGCTCTCGATGATGTTGTCCTGGACGATGACCCTGGCGCCGGCGCGCGCCCCGCCGCCGTGGTGGATCCCGTAGTGCGTCACGTTGCGGATGACGTTCCCTTGCACGGTGGCGTCGCTCCACGAGTCGTCCAGGAAGATCCCCGCGTTGTCTGCGACGCCGACGCCATGGACCGCCCACCAGTTCTGGATGTCGTGGATGTAGTTGTGCTGGATGACGTTCCCCGTCCCGTGCCCGAGCCGCTGGTTGGCGTACACCGCGCCGGACTCGTTGGAGTACCAGTTCATGCCGTAGATCTCGTTCTTCTCGACGACGTGGTTGCTCCCGTGGAGCCACACGGCCTGGTCCTGGCCGTCGTGGATCGCGTTGTTCGCCACCCGGTTGCCGTCGCCGAACAGGTACACCGCCGGCCAGTACTGGTTCACCGCCAGCCGCGTGGTGTGGTGGATGTCCGCGTTCCGGACGTAGTTGCCCGAGCCGTCCAGGTACACGCCGTGATCGCCGGGGTGAGCGATCTCGCCGCCGAGCACGCCGTTGTTGCTCGTGCCGGCGCCGATCCGGACCGCCGTCCTTCCGGCGTTCCGCAGCGCGCAGCCCTTCACGACGTCGTACGCGCCGCGCGTCACGCGGACGAGGTCGCTGCGCCCCGCCTCGAGCACGAGCCCGTCGAGCGTCACGTGCGACGCCCCGTCGAAGGTCACGAGCGGCGTCGTCATCACCGAGACGACCGCCTCACGCGCGGTGAGCGCCGCGGGTGGCCAGTAGTAGAGCTCCCCGCTGGTCGTGTCGAGCCAGTACTCGCCCGGGCTGTCCAGCTCCTCGAGCACGTTCTGCACGAAGAACGGGTTGTTCGCCGCGAACGGATAGTAGAACCCCTGCCCGTCGTCGCGGCGGATGGTCAGCGTGCCGCCCGACTTGCGGACGATGCGTGCCGTCAGGCCCGAGTAGCCGTTCGGGACGCCCGTGCAATACGCCTCCCCGCGCGCGATGGCTGCGTCGAGGCTGCCCGGGAGGCTGCCACCCGACCACGTCACGGTGTCGATGCTGCCGCCCGAGGACACGAGCTGTCCGCCCTTGATCCCTCTCCCGCTCGCGCCGGCGTTCGGGAACCGCGCGACCGTCTGCGGGAGGCCGTCGAGGAACAGCTCCGCCGCGAACGTCGCGTCCGGGCTGTTCTGCCCCCACGCCCCGCCGCGCGTCGCGTACGCCCCGAAGTCGCGGATGCCCAGCGCGGCCAGCGAGACCTTGAAGACGTGGCCTCGCCCCGCCGCGCCGATGCGCGCCCAGCGCGCGTCGCTCGAGAGCACCACGCTCCACGATGACGGCGGGAGCACCTTCCCGCCCAGCAGCCTCACCGTCTCCCCGGGGTACGCCCGGTACGTGATCGGGCTCTCCGCGGTGCCCGAGTCCGCCGGGCCCAGCGAGAACGTGGACGAGCGCTCGTAGACCCCGCCCCGCAGCCACACCGTCACCCCGCCCTCCGGCAGCCCCGAGGATCTCAGGGATCGCACCGCCGCCCGCGCGCGCTCGAGCGTCGCGAACGGCTGCTCCGCCGTCCCCGGGCTCGAGTCGCTCCCGCCCGGCGCCACGTACAGGTTGGCCCGGCTCGCCGCCGGGGAGAGCGCTGGCGCCGCGCCCGCGGCGGCGGCGACGTGGAGGACCGCCGCGAACGCGAGGGCGGCGGCGCGATGGGCGCCGCGACCCGCTGGAACGCTCCTGGGCGACCTCACGTCTGCGGAGGATGCGCTCTCACGGCGCGGGTGGGCGCGCCTCGGATGGGTTGGCCTGACGCAGGGACGCGCGTCCCGAAAGGCCCCATCCCTCACCTCGGAACGTGGACGAGGTGGGGTTGTCCTTCGAAACCGCTCGACCCATCCTCGTGCGGAAGGGGCCGTCCGCCATGCCTCGAGCGGAAGTTCCACTGTTCAGCATCCTCACCGTCACGCTGAACGGCGGGGACGGGCTGTGCCGAACGGTCGCGTCCGTCGACGAGCAGGAGCACGGCGATTACGAGCACCTCGTGAAGGACGGCGGCTCGCTCGACGGGAGCCTCGAGCGGGTCCCCGGCAGCTCGCGCCGGCGGGTGGTGACGGCGCCGGACTCCGGCATCTACGACGCGATGAACCAGGCGCTCGCGATGAGCCGCGGCCGGTTCGTCCTGTTCCTGAACGCCGGCGACGTGCTCGCGACCCCGACGGCGCTGCGAGCCGCGGCCGAGGCCCTCCGCGCCGCGCCCGAGACCGAGCTGCTCTACTGCGACTACTTCAGCGAGGAGCGGGGGGCGGTGGTCGCCAGCCCGCCGGCCTTGAGCGAGTTCTTCCTCTACCGGACGATGCTCTGCCACCAGTCGTACCTGTGCCGGTCCGACGTGTATCGCCGCCTCGGCGGGTTCGACACGTCCTTCCGCATCGCGGCGGACTACGAGTTCCTCGCCCGAGCGGTGCTGCGCGGCGGCGTCCGCTCGCGCTACGCCCCGCTGCTCCTGGCGCGTTACCAGGGCGGGGGGTTCTCGACTCGCCGGGACAGCGTCCTCCGGCTGCGGCAGGAGGTGCGAGCGGTGCGCGCGCGCCACCTCCCACGCTCCAAGCGCCTCGTGTTCGGCGCGATGTATGCGCTGACGCTCCCTTCGCTCCGGGGGCGTCTCGCGTCGCACCCCGGCCTCGGCCGCGTCTATACGGGGATCGTGAACGGCTACTACAAGGTGGCGGCGCTCGCGACGAAGCGAGACCGGCTAGGGGACGCGCGGTGATCTTCCACATCGTCATCCCCGTCTTCAACAGGCTCTCGCTGACGCGCGAGTGTCTCGGATCGCTCTGCGCCCAGACCGATCGGGGC includes:
- a CDS encoding flippase, with translation MPMEPDGARAALPAWLPRSFRTSLEARPTLARVLGNVGWLVGERFATLAASFVITVWFVRYLGPERYGLFSYAVSLAAVFGIAADLGLDTIIVRELTRAPDADGEILGTTLFMRSAGALLAWAGAVVTVFLLRDDWVTRAMVTVLALGCFGVAANVFELWFQSRIAARKVVVARTAIFLVSALVRCALIVLAASLLPFAALQAATVLITASALFWLYRRARRVAKVRLAISGALARRMVADAWPLFVWHLSIILYMKIDQVMLTAMSGERENGIYAVAVTLSEVWYFLPVAVAATLFPLIVKAHDELDATEFEARMQAFYDGMAALGYAIAVPIMLLAGPIVRLLYGQEYERSASVLVVHAASFVFVCLGVARSRFLLAANLTRFTMFTGVFAALLNIGLNLVLIPPLGAYGAAWSTLVSYAVANYLTGFLYGGVRRQSWLVTRALVVPLRPRALVSMLTGWQPRTAPQIVLGVTEQRPPKP
- a CDS encoding class I SAM-dependent methyltransferase, which encodes MNRYAATSPVGRLFLIPYRAYYATSYFLPQLSRIPRWLLTSRETGNFQYDVTEDNKQYAAHIVALVSGVGWDSANAFGREFEEEALVRLREHVARLGPSSPNRASTDSSVKPGRRLLYYTLVRALAPRLVVEAGTASGLGTCILASALDRNRGDGHPGSLVSIDLDPSSGWLLRDRYAAAARMRVGNVLDVLSELEPSSVDLYVHDTSADPALEAAEFGLLREKLAPGAVVLSVWHTHALMQLAQETGRRYVMFWSEPLRHWYPGSKLGIAFSAPAPAEGRR
- a CDS encoding glycosyltransferase family 2 protein, which produces MPRAEVPLFSILTVTLNGGDGLCRTVASVDEQEHGDYEHLVKDGGSLDGSLERVPGSSRRRVVTAPDSGIYDAMNQALAMSRGRFVLFLNAGDVLATPTALRAAAEALRAAPETELLYCDYFSEERGAVVASPPALSEFFLYRTMLCHQSYLCRSDVYRRLGGFDTSFRIAADYEFLARAVLRGGVRSRYAPLLLARYQGGGFSTRRDSVLRLRQEVRAVRARHLPRSKRLVFGAMYALTLPSLRGRLASHPGLGRVYTGIVNGYYKVAALATKRDRLGDAR
- a CDS encoding right-handed parallel beta-helix repeat-containing protein, whose protein sequence is MRSPRSVPAGRGAHRAAALAFAAVLHVAAAAGAAPALSPAASRANLYVAPGGSDSSPGTAEQPFATLERARAAVRSLRSSGLPEGGVTVWLRGGVYERSSTFSLGPADSGTAESPITYRAYPGETVRLLGGKVLPPSSWSVVLSSDARWARIGAAGRGHVFKVSLAALGIRDFGAYATRGGAWGQNSPDATFAAELFLDGLPQTVARFPNAGASGRGIKGGQLVSSGGSIDTVTWSGGSLPGSLDAAIARGEAYCTGVPNGYSGLTARIVRKSGGTLTIRRDDGQGFYYPFAANNPFFVQNVLEELDSPGEYWLDTTSGELYYWPPAALTAREAVVSVMTTPLVTFDGASHVTLDGLVLEAGRSDLVRVTRGAYDVVKGCALRNAGRTAVRIGAGTSNNGVLGGEIAHPGDHGVYLDGSGNYVRNADIHHTTRLAVNQYWPAVYLFGDGNRVANNAIHDGQDQAVWLHGSNHVVEKNEIYGMNWYSNESGAVYANQRLGHGTGNVIQHNYIHDIQNWWAVHGVGVADNAGIFLDDSWSDATVQGNVIRNVTHYGIHHGGGARAGARVIVQDNIIESCGNQYPLPSKGAYVAANLPGPNPTGAMFRRNLIGLNNAGGRAWEGVDGWADLIVPHFADYSGNVGNYYQGGVNGVDPRWVDPRDPRKGLQPTSPAWSIPGWQPIPFQEIGIRR